One genomic window of Cannabis sativa cultivar Pink pepper isolate KNU-18-1 chromosome 2, ASM2916894v1, whole genome shotgun sequence includes the following:
- the LOC115719670 gene encoding uncharacterized protein LOC115719670 isoform X2, giving the protein MAAENKPKSDFNNSSKFKKGRQRYLPHNPVKKKGSYPLRPGVQGFFITCDGGRERQASHEAIDVIDSFFEELVIGKDPGMQVGGLHGKASNKKIKFTYSDSSSGETGDDEDGEEEEKKENKSATSTEGDKSNDKETSETLDHNKTDSDSPDNGKDGEPNDNKEVDESNGTDASEAEEPPAKKQCLETEVSKSAIPDKVEVKSMDKLIEAELKELGDKSKRRFFHLDTGCNGVVFVQMSKREGDPGPKDIVQNIMTTAAATKKHMSRFILRILPVELACYASEEEISRAIVPLVEKYFPVETETPQKFAVLYGARANTGVERMKIIDAVAKSVPKPHRVDLNNPDRAFVVEIVKTVCLIGVIEKYKELAKYNLRQLTSSKP; this is encoded by the exons ATGGCCGCCGAGAACAAACCCAAGTCCGATTTCAACAACTCTTCCAAGTTCAAGAAGGGAAGGCAACGGTATCTTCCTCACAAC CCGGTGAAGAAGAAGGGTTCCTACCCATTACGGCCCGGAGTCCAGGGCTTCTTCATTACCTGTGATGGTGGCAGGGAACGCCAAGCCTCTCATGAGGCCATTGACGTCATTGACTCG TTTTTTGAGGAACTAGTCATTGGGAAGGATCCTGGCATGCAGGTTGGAGGCTTACATGGTAAAGCttcaaataagaaaattaagttTACATACTCTGATTCTTCTAGTGGTGAAACTGGCGACGACGAGGACGGGGAAGAGGAGGAGAAGAAAGAGAATAAATCTGCTACTTCTACTGAGGGTGACAAAAGCAATGATAAGGAAACAAGTGAGACACTGGATCATAATAAAACTGATTCTGACTCCCCTGATAATGGTAAGGACGGCGAACCTAATGACAATAAGGAGGTTGATGAAAGCAATGGAACAGATGCATCTGAGGCTGAAGAACCGCCAGCAAAGAAACAGTGTCTGGAAACAGAAGTCTCAAAATCTGCAATCCCAGACAAAGTGGAAGTCAAGTCCATGGACAAGCTAATTGAAGCTGAACTTAAAGAACTTGGAGACAAAAGTAAG AGGCGTTTTTTTCATCTTGATACCGGATGTAATGGTGTCGTTTTTGTGCAAATGAGTAAGAGAGAAGGGGATCCTGGCCCCAAAGATATTGTGCAGAACATTATGACCACTGCAGCTGCAACAAAGAAACACATGTCCAG gtttatcttgagaattttaccTGTTGAATTAGCATGCTATGCTTCAGAAGAGGAGATTTCCAGAGCTATAGTTCCTCTTGTGGAAAAATATTTTCCTGTGGAAACTGAGACTCCACAAAAG TTTGCAGTGCTATATGGGGCCCGTGCAAATACTGGAGTTGAGAGGATGAAAATAATCGATGCCGTTGCGAAATCAGTTCCTAAGCCACATAGAGTTGATCTTAACAATCCAGATAGGGCCTTTGTAGTTGAAATTGTTAAG ACTGTATGCTTGATCGGCGTTATTGAGAAGTACAAGGAGTTGGCCAAGTATAACTTAAGACAGCTCACATCATCAAAGCCTTAG
- the LOC115719670 gene encoding uncharacterized protein LOC115719670 isoform X1 has product MAAENKPKSDFNNSSKFKKGRQRYLPHNKPVKKKGSYPLRPGVQGFFITCDGGRERQASHEAIDVIDSFFEELVIGKDPGMQVGGLHGKASNKKIKFTYSDSSSGETGDDEDGEEEEKKENKSATSTEGDKSNDKETSETLDHNKTDSDSPDNGKDGEPNDNKEVDESNGTDASEAEEPPAKKQCLETEVSKSAIPDKVEVKSMDKLIEAELKELGDKSKRRFFHLDTGCNGVVFVQMSKREGDPGPKDIVQNIMTTAAATKKHMSRFILRILPVELACYASEEEISRAIVPLVEKYFPVETETPQKFAVLYGARANTGVERMKIIDAVAKSVPKPHRVDLNNPDRAFVVEIVKTVCLIGVIEKYKELAKYNLRQLTSSKP; this is encoded by the exons ATGGCCGCCGAGAACAAACCCAAGTCCGATTTCAACAACTCTTCCAAGTTCAAGAAGGGAAGGCAACGGTATCTTCCTCACAAC AAGCCGGTGAAGAAGAAGGGTTCCTACCCATTACGGCCCGGAGTCCAGGGCTTCTTCATTACCTGTGATGGTGGCAGGGAACGCCAAGCCTCTCATGAGGCCATTGACGTCATTGACTCG TTTTTTGAGGAACTAGTCATTGGGAAGGATCCTGGCATGCAGGTTGGAGGCTTACATGGTAAAGCttcaaataagaaaattaagttTACATACTCTGATTCTTCTAGTGGTGAAACTGGCGACGACGAGGACGGGGAAGAGGAGGAGAAGAAAGAGAATAAATCTGCTACTTCTACTGAGGGTGACAAAAGCAATGATAAGGAAACAAGTGAGACACTGGATCATAATAAAACTGATTCTGACTCCCCTGATAATGGTAAGGACGGCGAACCTAATGACAATAAGGAGGTTGATGAAAGCAATGGAACAGATGCATCTGAGGCTGAAGAACCGCCAGCAAAGAAACAGTGTCTGGAAACAGAAGTCTCAAAATCTGCAATCCCAGACAAAGTGGAAGTCAAGTCCATGGACAAGCTAATTGAAGCTGAACTTAAAGAACTTGGAGACAAAAGTAAG AGGCGTTTTTTTCATCTTGATACCGGATGTAATGGTGTCGTTTTTGTGCAAATGAGTAAGAGAGAAGGGGATCCTGGCCCCAAAGATATTGTGCAGAACATTATGACCACTGCAGCTGCAACAAAGAAACACATGTCCAG gtttatcttgagaattttaccTGTTGAATTAGCATGCTATGCTTCAGAAGAGGAGATTTCCAGAGCTATAGTTCCTCTTGTGGAAAAATATTTTCCTGTGGAAACTGAGACTCCACAAAAG TTTGCAGTGCTATATGGGGCCCGTGCAAATACTGGAGTTGAGAGGATGAAAATAATCGATGCCGTTGCGAAATCAGTTCCTAAGCCACATAGAGTTGATCTTAACAATCCAGATAGGGCCTTTGTAGTTGAAATTGTTAAG ACTGTATGCTTGATCGGCGTTATTGAGAAGTACAAGGAGTTGGCCAAGTATAACTTAAGACAGCTCACATCATCAAAGCCTTAG